In Bacteroidota bacterium, the following proteins share a genomic window:
- the rfaE1 gene encoding D-glycero-beta-D-manno-heptose-7-phosphate kinase: MVTFSETRLKELLSKFKNKRIAVIGDVMVDKYLWGSVGRISPEAPVPIVEVEKETERLGGAANVANNIKSLGGEPVLVGVVGDDADGDLLTKLLAGQNCPISGIVKDPSRPTTVKTRVIAHGQHVVRIDNEQKRDISPSVQEQILSILRNSIASLDGIILEDYNKGVITASLIHHIIEMARGQRKIVTVDPKFQNFFEYKNASVFKPNRKEVEEALGMKLATDESLREAIGALKEKLNAENILITRGEQGMSLLDDKGSLLHLPTRAQHVADVSGAGDTVIATLTMAMASGASIYESASLANFAGGVVCGEVGIVPILPDALLARVLSFQS, encoded by the coding sequence GTGGTCACGTTTTCCGAAACGCGGCTTAAAGAGCTTCTTTCAAAATTCAAAAACAAGCGCATTGCCGTTATCGGCGATGTCATGGTGGACAAGTATCTCTGGGGATCCGTCGGCCGGATTTCCCCCGAGGCTCCGGTTCCTATCGTGGAGGTGGAGAAGGAAACCGAACGGCTTGGCGGGGCCGCCAATGTGGCCAATAATATCAAATCCCTGGGGGGGGAGCCGGTCCTCGTCGGCGTTGTCGGCGATGATGCCGACGGCGATTTGCTGACAAAACTTCTCGCCGGGCAGAATTGTCCAATAAGCGGGATCGTAAAAGATCCTTCACGGCCTACGACGGTGAAAACACGCGTCATTGCTCATGGCCAGCATGTCGTCAGGATCGATAACGAACAAAAACGGGATATTTCCCCGTCGGTGCAGGAGCAGATCCTCTCGATTCTGCGGAACAGCATTGCCAGCTTGGACGGCATCATCCTCGAAGACTACAACAAAGGGGTCATCACCGCCTCCTTGATCCATCACATCATTGAGATGGCGCGCGGTCAGAGGAAAATTGTCACCGTCGACCCCAAGTTCCAAAACTTCTTCGAATACAAAAATGCCTCGGTGTTTAAGCCGAACAGAAAAGAGGTCGAGGAAGCGCTGGGCATGAAGTTGGCCACCGACGAGAGCCTTCGCGAAGCCATCGGCGCGTTGAAGGAAAAATTGAATGCAGAAAATATCCTGATCACGCGCGGAGAACAAGGGATGAGTTTGCTGGATGATAAGGGCTCCCTGCTCCATTTGCCGACGCGGGCGCAGCATGTCGCCGACGTCTCCGGCGCCGGCGATACGGTGATCGCCACGCTCACGATGGCGATGGCGTCGGGCGCGTCAATCTACGAATCGGCAAGCCTTGCCAATTTTGCCGGCGGCGTCGTGTGCGGCGAGGTCGGCATCGTCCCAATACTTCCTGATGCGCTGCTCGCAAGAGTTCTTTCCTTCCAGTCTTAA